One genomic region from Myxocyprinus asiaticus isolate MX2 ecotype Aquarium Trade chromosome 27, UBuf_Myxa_2, whole genome shotgun sequence encodes:
- the LOC127418107 gene encoding microfibril-associated glycoprotein 4-like — protein sequence MNVLLFLAAVSPLLVGAASYIPVIDSDCSDVYASGYNKSGVYVIFLKNNALLVYCEMVSTGKKNDDGKWTVIHRRMDGDLNFDRPWDQYKMGFGDKSREFWLGLENVHLLTNRHQYELRVDLEDFSGNKAYALYQKFSVSSEANGYRLNIGSFVNGGAGDSLNLHNGMKFTTYDKDQDNSEKNCAVSYPGGWWYNNCYHTNPTGPYLWGKKEGNIGIAWYHWKNSWVSLKSIIMKIRRVKI from the exons ATGAAT GTGTTGCTGTTTTTGGCCGCAGTCTCTCCTCTGTTGGTGGGCGCCGCTTCGTATATCCCTGTCATTGATTCAGACTGTTCTGATGTCTATGCGAGTGGATATAACAAGAGTGGCGTGTATGTCATATTCCTAAAAAATAACGCTTTGCTGGTTTACTGTGAGATGGTCTCCACTGGAAAGAAAAATGATGACGGGAAATGGACG GTGATTCACAGACGAATGGATGGCGATTTGAATTTCGACAGGCCATGGGACCAATACAAAATGGGCTTTGGTGATAAATCACGAGAATTCTGGCTGG GGCTGGAGAATGTCCACCTGCTGACCAACAGACATCAGTATGAACTGAGAGTAGATTTGGAGGACTTTAGTGGGAACAAGGCTTACGCTCTGTACCAGAAGTTTTCTGTGAGCTCTGAGGCTAACGGGTACCGACTGAATATTGGCAGCTTTGTAAATGGAGGAGCAG GTGATTCTTTGAATTTACACAATGGAATGAAGTTCACCACCTATGACAAAGACCAGGACAATTCGGAAAAAAATTGTGCTGTCTCATACCCTGGAGGGTGGTGGTACAACAATTGTTATCACACAAACCCCACTGGTCCGTATTTGTGGGGGAAAAAAGAAGGTAATATTGGAATTGCCTGGTATCACTGGAAGAACAGCTGGGTGTCTCTAAAGTCCATCATCATGAAGATCAGGCGTGTAAAAATTTAG